In Polaribacter pacificus, the genomic window GTTTAATTAATAATCGTCGTCATCGTTTTTAAATTTAGACAACTTGCTAAATGGGCTCTCATCAATCAATTCATCTACATCATAGGTATCATCATTTGATGAAAATTTATAGCTCAACATTTTGTAATACAACTTGGCCGCTAAAAAATCAGATGCTTTTTCAGTAGGATTAGGACACAGTTCTACGATGTCAAAACCAACTACATTCTTAGCCTCAAATACCTTCTTTAAAAACTCCAGGGTTTCATAATAAAACAGACCTCCTGGTTCAGGAGTTCCTGTTGATGGCAAAATCGATGGATCTAATGCATCCAAATCAAATGTAATAAAGACGTTTTTAGTTAGCTGATCAATTACATCATCCATCCAATATTCATTTACAGCCATTTCATGTGCAAAAAATGTTTTGTCTGGATTCATGATTGTTTTTTCTGTAACATCCATGCTTCGTATCCCAACTTGTACCAAATTGGTATTTTGGCTAGCTTCATAAACTGCACAAGCGTGATTGCAAGCAGAGCCTTCATAAGATTTTCTCAAATCAGCATGCGCATCAATATGCAATACGGTCAAATCATTAAAACATTCATTAAACGCTCTAATAGTCCCAATAGAAATGGAATGTTCACCTCCAAATACAGTCACAAACTTGTTTTTGTTGATGTATTTCTTAGTTGCTTGATGTACCGCATCAACCATAGCTTCAGGCGATGAGCTCTCAGTAATTGCATCTGCTAAAAACACACCCTCTTTGTATACTTCAGAATCGGTTTCTATATCATACAACTCCATGTTCTCAGAAGCGTCTAAAAAGGCTTCTGGCCCTTTGTCTGCTCCTTTTTGCCAGGTACTAGTCCCATCATATGGAACCGGAATTAACACAATCTTAGACTGCTCAATTTTTGAAAAATTTTCAGGAATTCCCGCGTACGTTTTACTAGTTTTCATTTTTTTTAATTTGTTGGTAATTTGCTTTTGCTGTTTTAATATTTGTAAAAATTCTCGTTCCTAAGAGCTCTTGTCATATCCTAAAATAGACAATAATTCTTGACTCTTTTGTTGTTCTTTAAACACTTTTGTTATGGTATTACCCTCTTCATCCCTATCTATTAAGATATGTTTTGGATGCGGAATCAAACAGTGTTGAAGCCCTCCAAATCCACCGATACTTTCTTGATAAGCACCTGTATTAAAGAATCCAATATACAAAGGATTTTCTTTTTCATATACAGGCAAATAGATGGCATTAATATGCTGTTCAGAATTGTAATAATCATCACTATCACAAGTTAGACCTCCTAATAAGACACGTTCATACCTGTGGTTCCACTTGTTAATAGGCAGCATAATAAATCGCTTATTAATGGCCCAAGAATCTGGCAGAGTGGTAATAAAAGAAGAGTTGATCATGTTCCATTTTTCACGATCGTTCTGTTTCTTTTGATAGAGCACTTCATAAATAGCACCGCTGGCTTCTCCAACAGTAAAGCTACCAAACTCAGTAAATATATGTGGGACAGCTACATTTGCACTTTTACACGCCTCATTAATTTGATTGATAATTTCATCAATCATATATTGATAATCATAATCAAAAGCCAAGGAGTTTTTGATAGGAAAACCACCTCCAATGTTTAAACTATCCAAAGTTGGACAGGCCTTTTTTAATTTGATATATACGCTAATACACTTGAGCAACTCATTCCAATAATAGGCATTGTCTCTAATCCCTGTATTGATAAAAAAGTGCAGCATCTTAAGCTCAACCTTCGGATTGTTTGCTATTTCTCTTTCGTAAAAAGAAACAATGTTTTTATACCCAATCCCTAAACGACTGGTGTAAAACTCAAACTTTGGTTCCTCCTCAGATGCAATTCGGATACCTACTTTAAATTTTTTCTTAGTCTGTTCTTGAATAAGTGGTAGCTCTTCATAGTTGTCTATGATTGGCACACAGTTCTTGTGTCCAGAGTTGATGAGTGCTCCGATATTTTTTATGTATTGATCTCTTTTAAAACCATTACAAATAATAAAGGTTTCATCTTTAATTTTTCCCTCTGCCTTTAAATTGGCAACGATGTCTAAATCAAAAGCAGATGAAGTCTCTATATGAATATCATTTGTTAAAGCCTCATTAAGCACATACTTAAAATGAGAGCTTTTGGTACAGTAGCTATAATAATAACGTCCTTTATAATCGTGATCTTTGATTGATTTTTTAAACCATCCCTTAGCTTTGTTAATGTTCTCAGTAATTTTTGGCAAATAGGTAAACTTTAAAGGGGTACCGTATTCTTCTACCAAAGACATTAAATCTATGCCGTGAAATTGGAGGTTATTGTTTTCTGTTTTAAACTCTTCTTGTGGAAAATCAAAAGTTTGCTCTATTAAATCTTTATATTTAGTGTTCATTTATTTTTTTAAAAAATTATACAATAATCCTATCTGAGGTACATTCTTTGAATGTCCTGATAGTAGATAACCTAAAAAAAATATTGAATCACTGTCTTATATTCAGATACACAACATGTAGTTTATTAAACTGCTGTCTATCTGTAAGCGTAGAAGAAGGGATAAACTTAATTTTTTCGATGCATTTCCAAAATGCAGAACAATCACTTTTCCCTTTAAAATAACTGTTCACGAAATAAGAAAAACACAACATTTTACTTACTAAAAAGTTTTCAAATGTAATTTATTTTTTGATATAAAAAATAAAAATTAAAAAAAATATCAAAAACACAAAAAAGCCTCATTATAACCAATATAACTTTACTGAGTTCTCATGGCTATATATGTTCCTAGATTTTTTTTTATAAATTAACACGATACTTCCAATACTTTTAAGCCCCATATGGCTGGATGTTAATACCTCAATAACAATAAATTATCAACTACTGTTTTTATAAAATCAGCACACTAGTTTAAAAAAAATACTGAAAGACTGTAATGAATTAAATAATAATCTCTAATTTTAAATCACTTTGAAAAAAATAATTCTACTTTTTGGGCTCCTTTTAATTTCTTGTAAAACACAGAAGCCATCAATTACAAAAAATAATATTGATGTGTTCCATTTAAACAAAGAGCTTCCTAAAATTGAAATAAAAGATGATGATTTTGACATCACTGTAAGTAATCAGATAGTGACATCCATAATAACCAGATCCAATCTTTATAAAACTAAACAAGGTTTTCGTGTTGGATCTAACATGTCAGATATTGAAAAGAAAAGTAAAACGATAAGAAACGAATTAAAAATAGCTAAGGGATCGATTACTATTGGACATTTGGGGCAGATGATAATTTTTAACGGGGTCGCTTTTATTGACGAAAACAACAATAATCTTGTTGATTATATTTGGATTAAAAAAGAATAGACACCAAGTATGTTAACTTTATACATTTAAATAGCACATCCTTTAGACTTTTAGTAGACAACTATGCAGAAAGTGAAGAATGCAATTAATTATGAAGAATAAATATTGGTTTAGTTTAATACTCTTTTTTATAATTGGTTTACTTCTTATTTACAAGGACTCAATTTATATTACAGAAAAGGTATATATTATATTCAAAAAAAATGATGTTTTTTATAAGAATGAAAACAACAAAGACATCTACTATTATGTAAAAGAAGGGAGGGTTTTAGAACTAGCTCGTCTTAAAAGTAAAAATACGGTAGCAAAAAAACTTCAAAAAATAAAGAATTTAAACATTATTACAATTGATAGTCTTTCTAAAATTGTACCTTTTTCTGAATATGACACCTATAATTGGGACAAAAATAAACTAGATCGATTAAAAAAAATTAGAATGTTTATCATTGAGGTTGATTCTCTGAACAACAAGGTAAAGATTCAAGAAGTTTATCAACCTTTTTCAGAAAGTGATGAACCTTTATAAAACGTTAAAACGCAGGAGTAAATGATGAAATTTCTGAACAAAAGGAATAATTTCATAATGACAATAATTTCAATACTAATTATTTCTATAATTGTTTTTTTGAAATATTTTAAAAAAGAAAATGTTTACATTTTATATAATACCAGCATTGCTGATTGTAAATACAAAATTGGATATCAAATAACAGACTTCCCTATTTGCAACAAAAAAGGTAATTTATATTTTTTTAAAAAAATTAGTGAGCAGCCGATTGTATTTAAAGAACGTTTAAATAACTTAAACTTGAAATCTAAAGATGAATTTTTCAAATACACTAACCCAACAAAAATCAATATCTTCCTAGTTATTAAGAGAGGAGAGAAATACGAGATTATCCCTGTCAAAATACTTCAGGTTTTAGGATGATTAATAATATGGATATGGTTAAAATAACCAATCATATCCATTCTTTTAACCTTTATTAAGCTTACTAAGCTCCTCACTCACCTTCTTCTGTACTACTTTCCATAATGAGACTGCGTTACATTCATATTAGAATGCCCAAGCAATCCAGAAACAATTTCTAATTATAGTATTAAATATTTATAATCATTCCGTTTTAGCATCTAAAAAAGGCATATCTTGATTGTAAAAATAATAGAATGAAATATTATTGAAGATGTAATAACCTAGCTAAACCCTTATAAAACTTATAAAAACAAAAAAGCCTCACTATTGCTAGTGAAGCTTTATGTGAGCCCTGAAGGATTCGAACCTTCGACCGCCTCCTTAGAAGGGAGGTGCTCTATCCAGCTGAGCTAAGAGCCCTAACTCATGATATACTCTCGGTGGAAGTTTTCTGCAAAAACTCCACAATTTATTTGTCGGGGTGGCAGGATTAACGTTGTTGATCCTGAAGAGGGGTTGCTGCAAATTAAAGTAAGACTTTAATTTAAAATAAAACTCCTCCGTTTTCTTAAGAAAGCAAGCTTTCTACGAAAATTCCACACTTTTATTGTCGGGGTGGCAGGATTCGAACCTGCGACCTCCTCGTCCCAAACGAGGCGCGATGACCGGGCTACGCTACACCCCGAAAAAACAGTTTTCACTGTTAATCGATTGCCCTTTCAGTTTTATACCGAAGTACAAATACTGTTTGCAAATTTTGCGGAGAGACAGGGACTCGAACCCTGGCGACAGTTACCCGTCGACAGATTAGCAATCTGCTCCATTACCACTCTGGCACCTCTCCTTTAATAACACCGAGGTATTAATTAAAAATTGCGAGTGCAAATGTAATATTACAAATACAATTTCACAACCTTTTTTTTGTATTTTTTTCAAAAATTTGAACCTAATCTGGATATTCAATTCGCAGATGGTATATATTCATTAACTTCTTTTTAATGACTTTTTTAATTTTCTCAATTTCTCTAAATGTGATATCAGAATTAATGAATTGATTATCAGATTTTTGTTTCTCAACAATTTTATCAATCAATCTTTCTATAGACTGAGCTGTTGGATTTTTTAAGCTTTTTGACGCTGCTTCAGCGGCATCACAAATCATTAGTATAGCGGTTTCTTTTGAAAACGGAATCGGCCCTGGATATTGGAACTTTGATGGATTTATCTCTTCATCTGGGTTTAAATCCTGCTCCTTCTTGTAAAAATAATAGACCAAGCTCGTTCCGTGATGCGTTCTTATAAAATCAATAATTCGATCAGGCAAACGGTGCTCTTTTGCCAATTCGATTCCTTTAATCACATGTGAGATAATAATAAAAGCACTGTCTTTGGGCGATAAATCATTATGAGGATTTACTCCGGTGCTTTGATTTTCTATAAAATACATCGGATTGAGCATTTTACCAATATCATGATACAAGGCTCCAGTTCTAACCAACATAGAGTTGGCACCTATTTCATTGGCTGCTGCTTCTGCTAAATTAGCCACCTGCATAGAATGCTGAAAGGTACCTGGCGCCTTTTCATTTAGCTCTCTTAGCAGTTTTGTATTGGTGTTTGACAACTCTAGTAAAGTTACATCAGAAACCAGTCCAAAAATCTTTTCATACATATAGATAAAGAACAACGATAAGAAAGACAAAAGTCCATTGGCAGAAAACAACATAAAATAGCCCCAATTTATCTGAGATGCATTTCCTTCTTTTATAATCGAAAAAGAAAAATACGTAATCATATAAATTAAGGTAATCTGCGCAATCGAAATAAACAAATTGGCTCTTTTATACAGCTCTGATACGGTTAAAATAGTTACGATTCCTGCAATGATATGCAGATAAATAAACTCAAAACTATTAGGCACTATAAAGCCCAATAGTAAAACCGTTAGCACATGTGTAAACAAGCCTAATCTGGCATCAAAAAAAGTTTTTAAAACAATTGGAAGTATACTCAAAGGAACCACATACAAATAATCCACATTGTATTTAATGACCAGCGTCTGAATCAAGATCATCAAGAAAACATTAAAAAAGATAAAAGTTACCTTGTTATTGTTTATAAAAATTTCTGGTCGATACTTATGCAAAAACAACAAAAGCATTAACAAAGCTAAAGACACTAAGATGGTATAGCCAAAAATTATCCAATTGTAATTTGATTCTGTCCAAACTTTAGATTCGGATTCTAATTTTAACGATTGTAAGACCGCTAATTTTTTTCCCTCTACGATATCACCTTTTAAGATGATTAACTCACCAGCGGTTATTAAACCCTTTGTGTAGGAGATATTATTCAGAGATTCATCAAGTGATTTCTGAGTAAAATTAGCATCAAAGAAAACATTGGGCTTTAAAACTTCGGATAAAATATTTAGCAACACATTTTGACCGTGATTATAAGGCGTCTCACCAATATTATCAGTAATTAACTGAAACACATCTCTAGACACCAAAAACCGACCAAAATTAACACCTTCTACTTGGCTCCCGGTAATCAGGTAAACCATGTCATTAGATTTTAAATTTTTATGTTGCGTATTTTCTGAGAGATAGCCATTTTTATAGACCAAATCCACCACATAATTCCCTACAGAAACCAAACCCATCAACTCTGACTTAGGGATAGAATCTGTAGATTGAACCGAATTAATTTTTGCTGTAAAATCTTGCTTTACTTGAGTTACCTTATTAACATCATAGATAAAATACTGCTTGCTATTGCCAATTAGATCTTGCTTTTCTGCAGCCAGCTCTTCTTCTGTTTTTTGAATTGAAAAATCAAAAGTGGCATACAAATTATCATACTGCCATGGCTTTCCTTTGCTAAAGGTATATTTAAACTGCCCCCCTTTTGGAAATAAGTAAACAATCGCAACAACAGCGACTAAAAACAATAAGATTTTATATACTATCGCGTTGTTTTTGTATATTTTATTAATCAGTTGGCTCATAAGATGATTTGAATACAAAATTACTTTAAATTATTAAAGAGCTCAAAAAATCGCTTACTATTTTCTAAGGGAGTAAGAATTGATGCTTTAGAAATTTTATTGCTCACAATAATTTGGTTATTTTCGCATGATCAAATCTAATATACAAAATAATATATCTATCATATGAAAGAAGTCGTTATTGTATCAGTTGCAAGAACACCTATAGGGAGTTTTATGGGGAGTTTATCTACAATTCCAGCACCAAAATTAGGTGCAATCGCCATTAAAGGTGCTTTAGAAAAAATTCAATTAGACCCTGCTCTTGTTCAAGAAGTTTTTATGGGTAATGTTGTTTCTGCTGGCTTAGGTCAAGCACCAGCTAGACAGGCTGCAATTTTTGCAGGAATCCCAAACACGGTGCCTTGTACTACTGTAAACAAAGTATGTTCTTCTGGTATGAAATCTATTATGTTAGCTGCACAAACGATTGCCTTGGGTGATGCAGAGATCGTTGTTGCGGGAGGAATGGAAAATATGAGTATGATTCCACATTACCAACATGCTAGAAAAGGTTCTAAATTTGGGCCTATCAGCATGGAAGATGGTATACAAAAAGACGGATTGGTAGACGCCTATGAGCAAGTAGCTATGGGAGTTTGCGCAGATGAGTGTGCAACTACTTATGAGTTTTCTAGAGAAGATCAAGATGCTTTTGCAATTCAATCATACGAGCGATCAGCTCAAGCCTGGAAAGAAGGAAAATACAGTGATGAAATAGTCCCTGTAGAGATTCCTCAAAGACGTGGGGAACCAGTTATTTTTTCTGAAGATGAAGAATACAAAAATGTTTTTATAAACAAAATTCCTAATTTGCGCCCTGCCTTTACTAAAGAAGGAACTGTTACTGCTGCAAATGCATCTACCATTAATGATGGAGGAGCTGCATTGGTTTTAATGTCTGCAGAAAAAGCGAAAGAATTAAACCTTACTCCACTTGCTAAAATTAAAGGTTATGCCGATGCTGCACACGAACCAAAATGGTTTACGACTGCACCAGCTAAAGCATTACCAAAAGCATTGGCTAAGGCAAATATCAATTTAAGTGAAGTTGATTTCTTTGAGCTAAACGAAGCTTTTGCTGTTGTTGGACTTGCTAATATGAAAATTTTAGATTTAGACCCTAGCAAAGTAAATGTAAACGGTGGTGCTGTCTCTTTAGGACATCCTCTTGGAGTTTCTGGAGCTAGAATCATTATTGCTTTAACTTCTATCTTAAAACAAAACAATGCCAAAATTGGTGCAGCTGCTATCTGTAATGGTGGTGGTGGTGCTAGTGCCATGGTCATAGAAAAATGCTAATTTTTAGCAATACGATTAATTGATAATTTGTAATTCAATAATTCATGCGCTACGGCATTTGTAATCTCAGTATTGTTTCATTGCGACTAGAGCCAGCGCACCAATCAGAAATGCTTTCTCAAGTATTGTTTGGTGAGCACTTTAAAGTTTTGGAGCAACGAAAAGATTGGAGTAAAGTAAGGCTCTTTTCTGATGGTTATGAAGGCTTTATAGACAACAAACAGTATGTAGAAATTACAGAAGAACTCTATACCAAATTAACAAGTGAAACCCCCTGTGTAACTGGAGAGTTGATTGATTTTATCTGTGGAGAAAACAACCAATTGATTACCATACCCATCGGGAGTCAACTACCTCTATTTGATGGCAGTCATTGTTATATTCAATCAGATGCATATAGTTATGATGGATTGAGCTACAACAGCCCTTTACCTAAAGATGAATTGATACAAAAATCATTTCAATTTTTAAACAGCCCGTATCTTTGGGGAGGTAAAACTCCTTTTGGAATGGACTGTTCTGGTTTTACGCAACTGGTTTACAAACTTTGTGGCTACAATTTATTAAGAGAAGCAAAACAACAAGCAACTCAAGGTGAAGTTCTTAGTTTTATAGAAGAAAGTGAGCCTGGTGATTTGGCTTTTTTTGACAATCAAGAAGGCGTAATTACCCATGTTGGAATCATCATGAAAGACAATTATATCATTCATGCCTACGGAAAAGTTAGAATCGATCGCTTAGATCACAGTGGCATTTACAATGCAGATATCAAGCGACATACGCACAAATTAAGAGTCATTAAGAAAATTATATAAACAAAAAAAAACCGAAACTTACGTTTCGGTTTTTTTTGTTCTAGTTTAAAACTATTGCATTTTCTTATACAATTCTGCATACTCTTTTGCCTTAGCTTCGTTCTCTAAAATTTGATAAATATTTAAAAGTGTTTTAACCGTTTCATTGGTTCTTTTTAAAGCATCTCCTTTTTCTAAATAAGGTAAAGCTTCTTTATAAACTGCTTTTTGTTGCTTTTCTAATTCATCATACTTTTTAAAATCACTTAAGCTTTTATTCATTTCTTCTACAATCGCTTTATCTTTTGCCAAAATTGCAATCGATAAGTTTAAATAAGCGTCAGAATAATTAGGATCAATTTCGATTGCTTTTTTGTAATACTTTTTAGCTTCTTCGATTTGACCTTGTCCAAAAGTAACTACTCCTAAATTGTAAAAC contains:
- the speB gene encoding agmatinase, encoding MKTSKTYAGIPENFSKIEQSKIVLIPVPYDGTSTWQKGADKGPEAFLDASENMELYDIETDSEVYKEGVFLADAITESSSPEAMVDAVHQATKKYINKNKFVTVFGGEHSISIGTIRAFNECFNDLTVLHIDAHADLRKSYEGSACNHACAVYEASQNTNLVQVGIRSMDVTEKTIMNPDKTFFAHEMAVNEYWMDDVIDQLTKNVFITFDLDALDPSILPSTGTPEPGGLFYYETLEFLKKVFEAKNVVGFDIVELCPNPTEKASDFLAAKLYYKMLSYKFSSNDDTYDVDELIDESPFSKLSKFKNDDDDY
- a CDS encoding arginine decarboxylase; protein product: MNTKYKDLIEQTFDFPQEEFKTENNNLQFHGIDLMSLVEEYGTPLKFTYLPKITENINKAKGWFKKSIKDHDYKGRYYYSYCTKSSHFKYVLNEALTNDIHIETSSAFDLDIVANLKAEGKIKDETFIICNGFKRDQYIKNIGALINSGHKNCVPIIDNYEELPLIQEQTKKKFKVGIRIASEEEPKFEFYTSRLGIGYKNIVSFYEREIANNPKVELKMLHFFINTGIRDNAYYWNELLKCISVYIKLKKACPTLDSLNIGGGFPIKNSLAFDYDYQYMIDEIINQINEACKSANVAVPHIFTEFGSFTVGEASGAIYEVLYQKKQNDREKWNMINSSFITTLPDSWAINKRFIMLPINKWNHRYERVLLGGLTCDSDDYYNSEQHINAIYLPVYEKENPLYIGFFNTGAYQESIGGFGGLQHCLIPHPKHILIDRDEEGNTITKVFKEQQKSQELLSILGYDKSS
- a CDS encoding HD family phosphohydrolase, whose translation is MSQLINKIYKNNAIVYKILLFLVAVVAIVYLFPKGGQFKYTFSKGKPWQYDNLYATFDFSIQKTEEELAAEKQDLIGNSKQYFIYDVNKVTQVKQDFTAKINSVQSTDSIPKSELMGLVSVGNYVVDLVYKNGYLSENTQHKNLKSNDMVYLITGSQVEGVNFGRFLVSRDVFQLITDNIGETPYNHGQNVLLNILSEVLKPNVFFDANFTQKSLDESLNNISYTKGLITAGELIILKGDIVEGKKLAVLQSLKLESESKVWTESNYNWIIFGYTILVSLALLMLLLFLHKYRPEIFINNNKVTFIFFNVFLMILIQTLVIKYNVDYLYVVPLSILPIVLKTFFDARLGLFTHVLTVLLLGFIVPNSFEFIYLHIIAGIVTILTVSELYKRANLFISIAQITLIYMITYFSFSIIKEGNASQINWGYFMLFSANGLLSFLSLFFIYMYEKIFGLVSDVTLLELSNTNTKLLRELNEKAPGTFQHSMQVANLAEAAANEIGANSMLVRTGALYHDIGKMLNPMYFIENQSTGVNPHNDLSPKDSAFIIISHVIKGIELAKEHRLPDRIIDFIRTHHGTSLVYYFYKKEQDLNPDEEINPSKFQYPGPIPFSKETAILMICDAAEAASKSLKNPTAQSIERLIDKIVEKQKSDNQFINSDITFREIEKIKKVIKKKLMNIYHLRIEYPD
- a CDS encoding acetyl-CoA C-acyltransferase gives rise to the protein MKEVVIVSVARTPIGSFMGSLSTIPAPKLGAIAIKGALEKIQLDPALVQEVFMGNVVSAGLGQAPARQAAIFAGIPNTVPCTTVNKVCSSGMKSIMLAAQTIALGDAEIVVAGGMENMSMIPHYQHARKGSKFGPISMEDGIQKDGLVDAYEQVAMGVCADECATTYEFSREDQDAFAIQSYERSAQAWKEGKYSDEIVPVEIPQRRGEPVIFSEDEEYKNVFINKIPNLRPAFTKEGTVTAANASTINDGGAALVLMSAEKAKELNLTPLAKIKGYADAAHEPKWFTTAPAKALPKALAKANINLSEVDFFELNEAFAVVGLANMKILDLDPSKVNVNGGAVSLGHPLGVSGARIIIALTSILKQNNAKIGAAAICNGGGGASAMVIEKC
- a CDS encoding C40 family peptidase, coding for MRYGICNLSIVSLRLEPAHQSEMLSQVLFGEHFKVLEQRKDWSKVRLFSDGYEGFIDNKQYVEITEELYTKLTSETPCVTGELIDFICGENNQLITIPIGSQLPLFDGSHCYIQSDAYSYDGLSYNSPLPKDELIQKSFQFLNSPYLWGGKTPFGMDCSGFTQLVYKLCGYNLLREAKQQATQGEVLSFIEESEPGDLAFFDNQEGVITHVGIIMKDNYIIHAYGKVRIDRLDHSGIYNADIKRHTHKLRVIKKII